In the Nitrososphaerota archaeon genome, one interval contains:
- a CDS encoding corrinoid protein produces MKEKILEKLRISVINGDIEAAEAAAKEAINIGLDPLEAIEEGLSKGIREVGDKFEKLEMFLPDMIQAAEAMSRAIAILEEKISFKEYSERDKGVVVIGTVEGDIHDIGKNIVIALLKANGFKVYDLGKDVPSIKFIEKAEEVNADVIAISALLSSTMIKQEEIIKMLKDMDLRNKYIVIVGGAPVTEEWARKIGADAYGKTAQEGVLKIKELLKNKGFK; encoded by the coding sequence ATGAAAGAAAAGATCTTGGAAAAATTAAGAATATCAGTTATAAATGGAGATATAGAAGCTGCTGAAGCTGCTGCAAAAGAGGCTATAAATATAGGATTAGATCCGCTTGAAGCAATTGAAGAAGGTTTATCTAAAGGGATAAGAGAAGTGGGAGATAAATTTGAAAAATTAGAAATGTTCTTACCAGATATGATACAAGCTGCTGAAGCAATGAGTAGAGCTATAGCAATATTAGAAGAGAAAATATCTTTTAAAGAATATTCAGAAAGGGATAAAGGAGTAGTAGTTATTGGAACAGTTGAAGGAGACATACATGATATTGGAAAGAACATAGTAATTGCTTTATTAAAAGCAAATGGATTTAAAGTATATGATTTAGGGAAAGATGTTCCATCTATTAAATTTATCGAAAAAGCTGAAGAAGTTAATGCAGATGTTATCGCAATCTCAGCTTTACTTTCATCTACAATGATAAAGCAAGAGGAAATAATAAAAATGCTTAAAGATATGGATTTAAGGAATAAATATATAGTTATAGTTGGAGGTGCTCCAGTCACTGAAGAATGGGCTAGAAAAATTGGAGCAGATGCTTATGGTAAAACTGCGCAGGAGGGAGTTTTAAAAATTAAAGAACTCTTAAAAAATAAGGGGTTTAAATAA